One Euzebyales bacterium DNA segment encodes these proteins:
- a CDS encoding helix-turn-helix domain-containing protein: MSDAWSVERRAAVHRALGDEHRLAIIDLLWSGDRTPAELQDATGLRSNLVAFHLNTLQDAGLISRHASHGDGRRRYVTVTTAALPHVGPVAPLTLDCVLFVCTHNAARSQLAAALWRHRSGHAAVSAGTQPADRVHPTAVAVAADHGLDLSDAQPTHIADITVHPDLVVSVCDRAHETGLDVDAPHRHWSIPDPVGGDRATFEHAFDLIAGRIDRLAATTA; encoded by the coding sequence ATGTCTGATGCCTGGTCCGTCGAGCGGCGCGCGGCGGTGCATCGCGCGCTTGGTGATGAGCATCGTCTGGCGATCATCGATCTGCTGTGGTCGGGCGATCGCACGCCCGCTGAGCTGCAGGACGCCACCGGGCTGCGGTCCAACCTGGTCGCGTTCCACCTCAACACCCTGCAGGACGCGGGGCTGATCTCCCGGCACGCCTCGCACGGCGACGGCCGCCGCCGCTACGTCACCGTCACCACCGCCGCGCTCCCCCACGTCGGCCCGGTCGCCCCACTGACACTCGACTGCGTGTTGTTCGTGTGCACCCACAACGCCGCGCGATCCCAGCTGGCCGCGGCGCTGTGGCGACACCGCAGCGGACACGCCGCCGTCAGCGCCGGCACGCAACCCGCCGACCGGGTGCACCCCACCGCCGTCGCGGTCGCCGCCGACCACGGCCTGGACCTGTCCGACGCCCAGCCCACGCACATCGCCGACATCACCGTGCATCCAGACCTGGTCGTGTCGGTCTGCGACCGCGCCCACGAGACCGGCCTCGACGTCGACGCGCCGCACCGGCACTGGTCGATCCCCGACCCCGTCGGCGGCGACCGCGCCACCTTCGAACACGCCTTCGACCTGATCGCCGGCCGAATCGACCGCCTCGCCGCCACCACCGCCTGA